The genomic window TGGCATCCGAGGAGCCGGTGGCCAGTAGCTGAGCGTCGGGACTGAAGCTCGCAACCCAGATACTCCCACTGTGCCCCTTGAAGATTCGCTCCTGCCTACCCGTAGTCACATCCCAGAGAATCGCCGTCGCGTCTTCGCTACCCGTTACGAGCTTGCGACCGTCCGGGCTCCAATCCACCGACCAGACCGTACTCTGGTGACCGGAGAAACGTTGAAGCTCCCGGCCCGTGCTGGACTCCCAGACGATGGCGGTTCCATCCTCGGAGCTGGAGGCGAGAAACTGCCCATCCGGACTCCAGGACACCATCCAGGTAGGGGCACTGTGACCGACCTCTCCACGAGAGGTATCGAGACTGTTCACTGGCGACTTCCTCCAACGACAAAGCGAGGGTCGGCCTGGGACCCCACGCTCAACCGTCATCTTCGGCGAACGGGATGAAGGGAGGATGAAGGGGC from bacterium includes these protein-coding regions:
- a CDS encoding WD40 repeat domain-containing protein — translated: MNSLDTSRGEVGHSAPTWMVSWSPDGQFLASSSEDGTAIVWESSTGRELQRFSGHQSTVWSVDWSPDGRKLVTGSEDATAILWDVTTGRQERIFKGHSGSIWVASFSPDAQLLATGSSDASLRIWDVESGSCIAVIDDHPRLMKDARFSPDGRLLATSCDDSLIRIFSIEDWKPIATLSGHEHHANTVDWSPDGSQLVSCAHDRTLRIWDLAS